A window of the Desulfovibrio sp. Fe33 genome harbors these coding sequences:
- the gyrB gene encoding DNA topoisomerase (ATP-hydrolyzing) subunit B: MSEKQYNAESITVLEGLEAVRKRPAMYIGSTDIRGLHHLVYEVIDNSIDEAMAGYCDKIKVTLHMDNSCTVTDNGRGIPVDIHPKEKVPAVQLAMTTLHAGGKFDNDSYKVSGGLHGVGVSCVNALSEFMETTVRRNGRTYRMKFERGHVVGELEEIGPSDSTGTTQRFRPDEEIFEVNQFEYDVLRKRFRELAYLNSGLEIEFKDERSGSAESFKFEGGITQYVKDINTNLNTIGEIVHGVGESENMIVEFALQYTSGYKENTYTFANNIRTIEGGTHLAGYKTALTRAINNYVQNADLPRKLVKKLTGDDVREGLTSVISVKLPDPQFEGQTKTKLGNSEAAGLVAGVIYEKLNTFFEENPKEARFIIEKVVDAARAREAARKARDLVRRKGALSDNALPGKLADCQSKNPADSEIFIVEGDSAGGSAKQGRNPKIQAILPLRGKILNVEKTRLDKMLGNKEIRAMITAFGIGIGHEEDEKDYDKLRYHKIVIMTDADVDGSHIRTLLLTFFFRQYEELIHRGHIYIAQPPLYRASKGKFERFIKDDIELDNFLIERIGGDLSVKTEKNAVLEGQRLIEAMEKIRFMRVRFNEAETVGIAPDLYMKLMEFPERISFTYFEEHDPEIFKKNFETNGYKVEIETEHDHEQDKDRLYLAFENDNGHRTRLAMEFFHSKLYRTAYKTYGELKEACGGFEFALDMKEGERVVSGIFALYDAVIEEAHRGWQIQRYKGLGEMNPEQLWETTMDPENRTMLRVTVEDAAAANDIFIDLMGDNVEPRREFIEKNALAVQDLDI; this comes from the coding sequence ATGAGCGAGAAACAGTACAACGCCGAGTCAATTACCGTTCTAGAGGGACTCGAGGCCGTTCGGAAACGCCCGGCCATGTACATCGGGTCCACGGACATCCGTGGCCTGCATCATCTGGTCTACGAAGTTATCGACAACTCCATTGACGAGGCCATGGCCGGGTACTGCGACAAGATCAAGGTCACCCTGCACATGGACAACTCCTGTACGGTCACCGACAACGGCCGCGGCATCCCTGTGGACATCCACCCGAAGGAAAAGGTTCCTGCGGTTCAGTTGGCCATGACCACGCTGCACGCGGGCGGCAAGTTCGACAACGACTCCTACAAGGTCTCGGGCGGCCTGCACGGCGTGGGCGTGTCCTGCGTCAACGCCCTGTCCGAGTTCATGGAGACCACGGTCAGGCGTAACGGCCGGACCTACCGCATGAAGTTCGAACGCGGCCACGTGGTCGGCGAGCTGGAGGAGATCGGACCGTCCGATTCCACCGGCACCACGCAGCGGTTCAGACCCGACGAGGAAATTTTCGAGGTCAATCAGTTCGAATACGATGTTCTGCGCAAGCGGTTCCGCGAGCTGGCCTATCTGAACTCGGGCCTGGAGATCGAGTTCAAGGACGAGAGGTCCGGCAGTGCCGAGAGCTTCAAGTTTGAGGGCGGCATTACGCAGTATGTCAAGGACATCAACACCAACCTGAACACCATCGGCGAGATAGTGCACGGTGTCGGCGAGTCCGAGAACATGATTGTCGAATTCGCCCTTCAGTACACCTCGGGCTACAAGGAAAACACCTACACCTTCGCCAACAACATCCGGACCATTGAGGGCGGTACGCACCTGGCGGGCTACAAGACGGCCTTGACCAGGGCCATCAACAACTACGTCCAGAACGCCGACCTGCCGAGGAAACTGGTCAAGAAGCTGACCGGCGACGACGTCCGCGAAGGCCTGACTTCGGTCATCTCGGTCAAGCTGCCCGATCCGCAGTTCGAGGGCCAGACCAAGACCAAGCTCGGCAACTCCGAGGCCGCTGGTCTGGTGGCCGGCGTCATCTACGAGAAGTTGAACACCTTCTTCGAGGAGAATCCCAAGGAAGCCCGGTTCATCATCGAGAAGGTCGTGGACGCGGCGAGAGCTCGCGAGGCCGCGCGCAAGGCTCGGGACCTGGTTCGCCGCAAGGGCGCCTTGTCCGACAACGCGTTGCCCGGCAAGCTGGCGGACTGCCAGTCGAAGAATCCCGCCGACTCCGAAATCTTCATCGTTGAGGGTGATTCGGCAGGCGGCTCGGCCAAGCAGGGCCGCAACCCCAAGATTCAGGCCATTCTTCCCCTTCGAGGCAAGATTCTGAACGTGGAGAAGACCCGCCTGGACAAGATGCTCGGAAACAAGGAAATCCGGGCCATGATTACCGCCTTCGGCATAGGCATAGGCCATGAAGAGGACGAAAAGGACTACGACAAGCTGCGCTACCACAAGATCGTCATCATGACCGATGCCGATGTGGACGGCTCGCACATTCGTACCCTGCTCCTGACCTTCTTCTTCAGGCAGTACGAAGAGCTGATCCACCGAGGCCATATCTACATCGCCCAGCCGCCGCTGTACCGGGCGAGCAAGGGCAAGTTCGAACGGTTCATCAAGGACGACATCGAGCTGGACAACTTCCTGATCGAGCGCATCGGCGGCGACCTTTCCGTGAAGACCGAGAAGAACGCCGTGCTGGAAGGACAGCGGCTGATCGAGGCCATGGAGAAGATTCGCTTCATGCGCGTCCGGTTCAACGAGGCGGAAACCGTGGGCATCGCGCCCGACCTGTACATGAAGCTCATGGAATTCCCGGAGCGGATTTCGTTCACCTATTTCGAAGAGCACGATCCCGAAATATTCAAGAAGAATTTCGAGACCAACGGCTACAAGGTCGAGATAGAGACGGAACACGACCATGAGCAGGATAAGGACCGCCTGTATCTCGCGTTCGAGAACGACAACGGCCATCGCACGCGCCTGGCCATGGAGTTCTTCCATTCCAAGCTCTACAGAACGGCCTACAAGACCTATGGAGAGCTCAAGGAGGCTTGCGGCGGGTTCGAGTTCGCCCTGGACATGAAAGAGGGCGAGAGGGTCGTTTCCGGCATTTTCGCGCTGTATGACGCGGTCATCGAGGAAGCCCATCGCGGCTGGCAGATCCAGCGCTACAAGGGTCTGGGTGAAATGAACCCGGAACAGCTCTGGGAAACGACCATGGACCCGGAAAACCGGACCATGCTCCGTGTGACCGTCGAGGACGCGGCTGCGGCCAACGACATATTCATCGACCTTATGGGCGACAACGTGGAACCGCGCAGGGAGTTCATCGAAAAGAACGCCCTGGCCGTCCAGGATCTGGATATCTAG